One genomic segment of Caldimonas brevitalea includes these proteins:
- a CDS encoding PaaI family thioesterase, which produces MNQETDMETQTLTDHDQIVEAFFDKLRSFPLPKGIELELPPKCAREAPARYVEYVPGEKLVGEIVVPLQYANPLGQLQGGFLSALFDNLMAPLCYAAAGPTTSIDIATSFVRPIAVGESILIDVRIRRLGRRAVHMTAEAFDKEGQLVATSTSNLIPMG; this is translated from the coding sequence ATGAATCAGGAGACCGACATGGAGACTCAAACTCTGACCGATCACGACCAGATCGTCGAGGCGTTCTTCGACAAGCTGCGCAGCTTTCCGCTGCCCAAGGGGATCGAGCTGGAACTGCCGCCCAAGTGTGCGCGCGAGGCGCCGGCGCGCTACGTCGAGTATGTTCCGGGCGAAAAGCTGGTGGGCGAAATCGTTGTCCCGCTGCAGTATGCGAACCCGCTCGGGCAATTGCAAGGCGGGTTCCTCAGCGCGCTGTTCGACAACCTGATGGCACCGCTGTGCTATGCCGCGGCGGGCCCGACGACCAGCATCGACATCGCGACAAGCTTCGTGAGGCCCATCGCGGTGGGGGAAAGCATTCTGATCGACGTGCGTATCCGCAGGCTCGGCCGACGGGCGGTGCACATGACGGCGGAAGCCTTTGATAAGGAGGGCCAGCTCGTCGCCACTTCCACCAGCAACCTGATCCCCATGGGCTGA
- a CDS encoding type I polyketide synthase yields the protein MRPPGEPVAIIGIGCRFPGGANSPDEFWRMLLGKVDGVSEVPRTRWSIDDYYHRDSAEPGHMITRRGGFITQDVETFDAAFFGMTPREAARMDPQQRLFLETTWEALEDAGIKPEHLAQTPTAVFVGTSGHDHGIIQLNPLNRYSLDTHTMSGVTNCIIANRVSYLLDLRGPSVAVDTACSSSLVAVHLACQSIRSGESPLAIVGGVNLLINPNTTIGFSHGSFLSPDGRCKAFDSRANGYVRSEGAGVVILKRLSEAQADGDRIWAVIRGTASNQDGRTAGISLPSREAQERLLRDACADAGIEPSQIQYVEAHGTGTAAGDPIEASALGRALSRGRDPAKPCVVGAVKTNIGHLESAAGIAGLIKACLVLKHKTIPGNLHLEQPNPGIPFDELKLRLPTEAEEYVADGPRLAGVNSFGFGGANAHAVLQEAANPPEPMPPGRSDPALAGPWVLPISAKSKAALNAYVQRYIEQMGGEGEALRLNDLSYCAARYKSSYDHRLAVVGSSAQALISGLRSILAGESVDAVQAGQKLPEMASARKVFVFSGQGPQWWGMGRELLQSEPVFRDVIERCDQELAKHADWRLLDEFRATETQSRIGETRVAQPALFALQIGLAALWRSWGVEPDAVIGHSIGEVAASYVSGALSFEDAIKVIFHRSRIQQQAAGKGAMLAIGMAQAEAEALAARYPGEVSIGAVNGLQSVALSGDPEPLNRIAAMLSEQQVFAQLLRVNVAFHSHHMDPLEAEVRSCLADIHSMQPRIPMYSTVTGRRIAALELTQDYWWRNIREPVLFAPTVTTQLEDGHQVFIEVGAHPIHTASISELMSRVKTKGLVTSSLVRRKPEREAMLRSAAQLHVAGVPLDLAATVEAPAYRVQLPMYPWQRERHWTESEASRATRHPPAAHPLRGRYIPPSDEPNRHVWEVELDGRRITWMKDHCVQGPIVFPAAGYVDMALGCFSEIYGDAAFCLEDIQFRKALFIYEDRPPLTLQLVLRPDKTFTVHARQPDQNEWSLHVTGCVLPQLPDHNERIDLAELQRICDEEITPDDMYRRNEKNGLELGPTFKPITGLWRTDGKSLTRMNTPEMVLESAGRHCIFPGILDSGIQALSVAVGTSSDLKTIYLPVNIARVTYYGKPENEVWSYGQMAPQADRDFGEGSFVVFNGDGKPVIRWEGFKSKALNLQKDERRAIMQWVYDFTWTRRLNPTARRLPADFLPGVEQIEAAMQPIIDELRESAINREFHDVAAPKINQLCVDYLTEALHDMGYRFEPGACFTTADAAERLAIAAPRLRYFDRVLSILANYGILEQRGDDWAVKRVPERRNTAQALQALRVQHPAFATEYRLLERCGQHQAGILTGKVDPVELIFRESEYSGVAELYDNSFSAAKCNRLAREALKRMLVDLPADRPFRVLEIGAGTGGVTAHLLPQLPADRAEYAFTDIGQLFLGKAKERFRQYDFIEYRELDIEKDVEAQGFRLHYYDLVVASNVLHATPDLTQTMNQAKRLLTAGGHLLVIEAVYPPPHWVDLSFGTTEGWWKFTDSALRPDYPLLTETRWRTFLQSLGFAGSALLSDTRDETESGNPVIVAQMPDIALPREDDAVPEGAWVVLDDGQGVGQRFIESLGECGAGSVIVRRGNAYRWESENEVVVDPTDVDELARVLGEVAQSKHGCAGLLHLWNLDFVTAEPSAAQLAQAEQAGCYSAIALLQAYGKTEWNARPRFWIATRGAQSVAPEAGQWETLSLLQTPSWGMLRVLLCEQADVPAKIIDLDPHSAPGADAALLVQEFATGSKHEEEVAFRTGQRYVHRLGRVSHDDLRASAGEHVRVGQSVFRLPLREGGDLRNLQYERAERVAPQEGEVEIRVHATALNFRDVMLALGLLSDSATLGGFYGPNLGVECSGEVTRVGAGVSQLRVGDRVCAFAVGCFGSYVTTRAQYAMRIPTTMSAAEGTTLPMAFLTAYHALVNVGRLRSGDRVLIHAGAGGVGLAAIQIALDAGAQVYATAGRPEKRQYLKSLGVSEVFDSRSLEFGNELRAATQYDSKGPGVDLVLNSLRGEFIPLSLSLLRAGGRFVEIGKQDVHDNYKLGLKPFERNLSYAAVDIDKLLLEDPALCADVFTQFMERVRDHVLRPLPQTAFPAADIETAFRYMSGAKHTGKVVVTFGDDEAVAVVPPESRQALFREDGTYLITGGVSGFGLRTAQWMVERGARTVVLASRRGTVSAEEQPALAQMSARGANVILEQADCADEGAVKALLSRLRSLPPLRGVYHAAMVLDDTPLAMMGEQQFRNVVAPKVDGAWNLHKLTLDHPIEQFVLYSSMSYVVGTPGQGNYAAANAFLDALAKHRHALGLPALTVNWGVISDVGYVARTKIDTLARLGWRPVTPERAFHVIEECLTYKAATASVFSIDWVKMASIIPVVNSTERFRQLIAQESGSGAGQRGSSGILEELRGLAEADAVKVLQAALARQIAKVFDMPPEQLDNTVSLTNLGMDSLMAGQIRNWIATELGTDFPTMGLMRGPTIAQLAAELRSLVSGDKAPAREDEGPSTDGTPTNPWVHWPRLNSENATMRVLTFPFVGGGATVFNSWPDEMGSAFEIMAVQYPGRGNRVDEKPIDDMPTLVKAIAENILPYLDRGFAIYGHCMGSLIAYEVAHYLQANFDETPLKLVIAGWPAPALVEQYVQGLEGIDGNYTLDNVTDADVLNVLTRNRLVAPELVADSQRLAPLMPAMRAELKMLGLYRHTHSERLRCPITCMLGTEDALFNPGQLYSWRDVTSGAFSFVQVPGEHLFIKGRDRRPIETIRRELEERTLPSFSSALAAEPSGHVAAH from the coding sequence ATGCGCCCTCCGGGCGAGCCGGTCGCGATCATCGGGATCGGCTGCCGTTTTCCCGGCGGCGCCAACAGCCCAGACGAGTTCTGGCGCATGCTGCTCGGAAAGGTCGACGGTGTCTCGGAAGTGCCGCGCACCCGTTGGTCGATTGACGACTACTACCACCGCGACTCCGCCGAACCCGGCCACATGATCACGCGGCGTGGCGGCTTCATCACCCAGGACGTCGAAACATTCGATGCCGCCTTCTTCGGCATGACGCCGCGCGAAGCCGCGCGCATGGACCCGCAACAGCGCCTGTTCCTCGAAACGACCTGGGAGGCGCTGGAGGACGCCGGCATCAAGCCGGAGCATTTGGCGCAGACGCCCACCGCGGTCTTCGTCGGCACCTCCGGGCACGACCACGGGATCATCCAGCTCAATCCGCTCAATCGCTATTCGCTGGACACGCACACGATGAGCGGCGTCACCAACTGCATCATTGCCAACCGGGTCTCCTACCTCCTGGACCTGCGGGGGCCGAGCGTGGCGGTGGACACGGCCTGCTCCTCCTCGCTGGTGGCGGTGCACCTGGCCTGCCAGAGCATCCGCTCCGGCGAGTCGCCGCTGGCCATCGTCGGCGGCGTGAACCTGCTGATCAACCCGAACACGACCATCGGATTCAGCCACGGCTCCTTTCTGTCGCCCGACGGCCGCTGCAAGGCGTTCGACAGCCGGGCCAACGGCTACGTGCGCAGTGAGGGCGCGGGTGTCGTGATCCTGAAACGGCTGTCCGAGGCGCAGGCCGACGGCGACAGGATCTGGGCCGTCATCCGCGGCACGGCCAGCAACCAGGATGGCCGCACCGCCGGGATTTCACTGCCCAGCCGCGAAGCCCAAGAACGCTTGTTGCGCGACGCCTGCGCCGACGCCGGCATCGAGCCGTCGCAGATTCAGTACGTCGAGGCGCATGGCACTGGCACGGCCGCTGGCGATCCGATCGAAGCGTCGGCATTGGGCCGGGCGCTGTCGCGGGGGCGCGATCCGGCCAAGCCCTGCGTCGTCGGTGCGGTGAAGACCAATATCGGCCACCTCGAGTCGGCCGCCGGCATCGCCGGCCTGATCAAGGCCTGCCTGGTCCTGAAGCACAAGACCATTCCGGGCAACTTGCACCTGGAACAGCCCAATCCGGGCATTCCCTTTGACGAACTCAAGTTGCGGTTGCCGACCGAGGCGGAAGAATACGTCGCCGACGGTCCTCGCCTGGCCGGCGTCAATTCCTTCGGATTCGGCGGCGCCAATGCGCATGCGGTCTTGCAGGAGGCGGCAAATCCGCCCGAGCCCATGCCGCCCGGGCGAAGCGACCCTGCGCTTGCCGGGCCGTGGGTGCTTCCCATCAGCGCGAAATCCAAGGCGGCCCTCAACGCCTATGTGCAGCGCTACATCGAACAGATGGGAGGCGAGGGGGAGGCCCTTCGCCTAAACGATCTCAGTTATTGCGCAGCGCGCTACAAGTCGTCGTACGACCACCGCCTGGCCGTCGTCGGCAGTTCCGCGCAGGCGTTGATCAGCGGCTTGCGATCGATTCTGGCCGGCGAGTCGGTCGACGCCGTGCAGGCCGGGCAAAAGCTCCCCGAGATGGCATCGGCACGCAAGGTCTTCGTGTTCTCCGGCCAAGGTCCGCAATGGTGGGGCATGGGACGGGAACTGCTGCAGTCCGAGCCGGTCTTCCGCGACGTGATCGAGCGCTGCGACCAGGAACTCGCCAAGCATGCCGACTGGCGGCTTCTGGATGAATTCCGAGCGACCGAAACACAGAGCAGAATCGGCGAAACGCGCGTCGCCCAACCCGCGCTGTTTGCCCTGCAGATCGGGCTGGCGGCACTGTGGCGTTCGTGGGGCGTCGAGCCCGACGCGGTGATCGGACACAGCATTGGCGAAGTCGCCGCTTCCTATGTCAGCGGCGCGTTGAGCTTCGAGGATGCGATCAAGGTGATCTTCCATCGCAGCCGCATCCAGCAGCAGGCGGCGGGCAAAGGCGCGATGCTCGCCATCGGCATGGCGCAGGCCGAGGCCGAGGCCCTGGCGGCCCGCTACCCAGGTGAAGTCTCCATCGGTGCCGTGAACGGCTTGCAGTCCGTTGCGCTCTCCGGAGATCCGGAGCCGCTCAACCGCATCGCGGCCATGCTGTCCGAGCAGCAGGTTTTTGCGCAGCTGCTGCGTGTCAATGTCGCCTTCCACAGCCACCACATGGACCCGCTGGAGGCGGAAGTGCGCAGCTGCCTGGCGGACATCCATTCCATGCAGCCTCGGATACCGATGTATTCGACGGTGACCGGAAGGCGCATCGCGGCGCTGGAACTGACGCAGGACTACTGGTGGCGCAACATCCGCGAGCCGGTGCTCTTCGCCCCCACCGTGACCACACAGCTGGAAGACGGGCACCAGGTCTTCATCGAAGTGGGGGCCCATCCCATCCATACGGCGTCGATCTCGGAACTCATGTCGCGCGTCAAGACCAAGGGCCTGGTGACCTCGTCGCTGGTCCGGCGCAAACCCGAACGGGAGGCCATGCTGCGCTCGGCGGCCCAGCTGCATGTGGCCGGCGTCCCCCTAGACCTGGCGGCCACGGTCGAAGCTCCGGCCTACAGAGTGCAGCTGCCCATGTATCCGTGGCAGCGCGAACGACACTGGACCGAGTCCGAGGCCTCGCGCGCCACCCGCCACCCGCCCGCGGCGCACCCGCTGCGTGGACGCTACATCCCCCCGTCCGACGAACCGAACCGGCACGTCTGGGAAGTGGAGCTGGACGGTCGCCGCATCACCTGGATGAAGGACCATTGCGTCCAGGGGCCTATCGTCTTCCCGGCTGCGGGTTACGTGGACATGGCCCTGGGCTGCTTTTCGGAGATCTACGGCGACGCCGCGTTCTGCCTCGAGGACATCCAGTTCCGCAAGGCGCTGTTCATCTATGAGGACAGGCCGCCGCTCACGCTGCAACTCGTCTTGCGGCCCGACAAGACGTTCACGGTCCATGCCCGCCAGCCCGACCAGAACGAATGGAGCCTGCATGTCACCGGCTGCGTCCTGCCGCAGCTGCCCGACCACAACGAGCGCATCGATCTCGCCGAGTTGCAGCGGATCTGCGATGAGGAAATCACGCCCGATGACATGTATCGGCGCAACGAGAAAAACGGCCTGGAATTGGGGCCGACTTTCAAGCCGATCACCGGCCTCTGGCGCACTGACGGCAAGTCCCTGACGCGCATGAACACGCCCGAGATGGTGCTGGAGAGCGCGGGGCGCCACTGCATATTTCCGGGGATACTGGACTCCGGCATCCAGGCCTTGTCGGTCGCGGTGGGCACCAGCAGCGACTTGAAGACGATCTATCTGCCGGTGAACATCGCTCGCGTCACCTACTACGGCAAGCCGGAAAACGAAGTGTGGAGTTACGGCCAGATGGCGCCGCAGGCGGACCGCGACTTCGGCGAGGGCTCCTTCGTCGTCTTCAATGGCGACGGCAAGCCGGTGATCCGGTGGGAGGGATTCAAGAGCAAGGCCTTGAACCTCCAGAAGGACGAGCGGCGCGCGATCATGCAATGGGTGTACGACTTCACCTGGACCCGTCGCCTCAACCCCACCGCGCGCCGGCTGCCGGCGGACTTCCTGCCCGGGGTCGAGCAGATCGAAGCCGCCATGCAGCCGATCATCGACGAGTTGCGGGAATCTGCGATCAACCGCGAGTTCCACGACGTCGCGGCGCCCAAGATCAACCAGCTCTGCGTGGACTACCTGACCGAGGCGCTCCACGACATGGGCTATCGGTTCGAACCCGGGGCGTGCTTCACCACCGCCGACGCCGCCGAGCGCTTGGCGATCGCCGCGCCGCGCCTGCGCTACTTCGACCGCGTGCTGTCGATACTCGCGAACTACGGCATCCTCGAACAAAGAGGCGACGACTGGGCCGTCAAGCGCGTCCCGGAACGCAGGAACACCGCGCAGGCGTTGCAAGCCCTGCGCGTCCAGCATCCGGCCTTCGCCACCGAATACCGGTTGCTGGAGCGTTGCGGGCAGCACCAGGCCGGAATACTCACAGGCAAGGTGGACCCGGTCGAACTGATCTTCAGGGAATCCGAATACTCCGGCGTGGCGGAGCTGTACGACAACTCTTTCTCGGCGGCGAAGTGCAACCGGCTGGCGCGCGAGGCCTTGAAGCGCATGCTCGTCGATCTGCCGGCCGATCGCCCGTTCCGCGTGCTGGAAATCGGCGCGGGGACCGGTGGCGTCACCGCGCACCTGCTGCCGCAGTTGCCGGCGGATCGCGCCGAATATGCTTTCACCGATATCGGACAGCTGTTCCTCGGCAAGGCGAAAGAGCGCTTTCGCCAATACGACTTCATCGAATACCGCGAACTGGATATCGAAAAGGACGTCGAGGCGCAGGGCTTCAGGCTGCACTACTACGACCTGGTGGTGGCTTCCAACGTCCTGCACGCCACGCCCGACCTCACCCAGACGATGAACCAGGCCAAGCGGCTGCTGACCGCCGGCGGTCATCTGCTGGTGATTGAAGCCGTCTACCCGCCGCCCCATTGGGTCGACCTCAGCTTCGGCACGACGGAGGGCTGGTGGAAATTCACCGACTCGGCGCTGCGGCCTGACTACCCGCTGCTCACCGAGACTCGCTGGCGCACGTTCCTGCAATCGCTCGGATTCGCGGGCAGCGCGCTGCTCTCCGATACCCGGGACGAGACGGAATCGGGCAACCCCGTGATCGTCGCGCAGATGCCCGACATCGCGTTGCCACGGGAGGACGACGCCGTTCCCGAAGGCGCATGGGTCGTGCTGGACGACGGGCAGGGCGTGGGGCAGCGCTTCATCGAGAGCCTGGGCGAGTGCGGTGCCGGCAGCGTCATCGTGCGACGCGGCAATGCCTATCGCTGGGAGAGCGAGAACGAGGTGGTGGTCGATCCCACCGACGTGGACGAACTCGCGCGCGTGCTCGGCGAAGTCGCGCAGTCGAAACATGGTTGCGCGGGGCTGCTGCACCTGTGGAATCTGGATTTCGTGACGGCCGAACCGTCGGCGGCGCAACTGGCGCAAGCCGAGCAGGCAGGCTGCTACAGCGCCATCGCGCTACTGCAGGCCTACGGCAAGACAGAATGGAATGCACGTCCCCGGTTCTGGATCGCAACGCGGGGGGCACAGTCGGTCGCACCGGAAGCAGGCCAGTGGGAGACGCTCTCGTTGCTGCAGACACCCAGCTGGGGCATGTTGCGCGTGCTGCTCTGCGAGCAAGCCGACGTGCCGGCGAAGATCATCGATCTCGATCCGCACAGCGCCCCCGGCGCGGATGCCGCGCTGCTCGTCCAAGAATTCGCGACCGGATCGAAACACGAGGAGGAGGTGGCCTTCCGCACAGGGCAGCGCTATGTGCACCGGCTGGGCCGCGTGTCCCATGACGACCTCAGGGCGTCGGCCGGCGAGCACGTGCGGGTCGGACAAAGCGTGTTCCGCCTGCCGCTGCGAGAAGGCGGCGACCTGCGCAATCTCCAGTACGAGCGCGCCGAACGGGTGGCGCCGCAAGAAGGCGAAGTCGAGATTCGCGTACATGCGACGGCGCTCAATTTCCGCGACGTCATGCTGGCCCTCGGGTTGCTGTCCGACAGCGCGACGCTGGGCGGCTTCTATGGACCCAACCTCGGCGTCGAGTGCAGCGGCGAAGTGACGCGGGTCGGCGCCGGCGTCTCGCAGCTGCGCGTGGGAGACCGCGTCTGCGCCTTCGCGGTGGGCTGCTTTGGCTCCTACGTCACGACCCGCGCCCAGTACGCGATGCGAATCCCCACCACGATGAGCGCGGCCGAAGGCACAACCCTGCCCATGGCTTTCCTCACCGCGTACCACGCACTGGTCAATGTCGGCCGGCTGCGTTCGGGCGATCGGGTGCTGATCCACGCGGGTGCCGGCGGTGTCGGTCTGGCAGCCATCCAGATCGCGCTGGATGCGGGCGCGCAGGTCTATGCCACCGCGGGCCGGCCGGAGAAGCGGCAATATCTCAAGTCGCTGGGCGTGAGCGAGGTTTTCGATTCGCGTTCCCTGGAATTCGGCAACGAGCTTCGGGCGGCGACGCAATACGACAGCAAGGGACCCGGCGTGGACCTGGTCCTGAACTCGCTGCGCGGCGAATTCATTCCGCTGAGCCTGAGCCTGCTGCGTGCCGGTGGCCGCTTCGTCGAAATCGGCAAGCAGGATGTTCACGACAACTACAAGCTGGGCCTCAAGCCGTTCGAGCGGAACCTCAGTTATGCCGCGGTCGACATCGACAAACTGCTGCTCGAGGACCCGGCGTTGTGCGCGGACGTGTTCACGCAGTTCATGGAACGGGTCCGCGACCACGTGTTGCGGCCCCTGCCTCAGACGGCCTTCCCCGCCGCTGACATCGAAACGGCCTTTCGCTACATGTCGGGCGCCAAGCACACCGGCAAGGTCGTGGTGACTTTTGGCGACGATGAAGCGGTCGCCGTCGTACCGCCGGAGTCCAGGCAGGCCTTGTTCCGCGAGGACGGCACCTACCTCATCACCGGAGGCGTGAGCGGATTCGGCCTTCGAACCGCGCAATGGATGGTGGAGCGCGGCGCGCGCACGGTCGTGCTGGCGAGCCGGCGCGGCACCGTGTCGGCCGAAGAGCAGCCGGCACTGGCGCAGATGAGCGCGCGCGGCGCGAATGTGATCCTGGAGCAGGCCGATTGCGCCGACGAGGGCGCGGTCAAGGCGCTGCTGTCCCGGCTGCGCTCGCTGCCGCCGCTGCGCGGCGTCTATCACGCGGCCATGGTGCTGGACGACACGCCGCTGGCGATGATGGGCGAGCAGCAGTTCCGCAACGTCGTCGCACCGAAGGTGGATGGCGCGTGGAACCTGCACAAGCTGACGCTGGACCACCCCATCGAGCAGTTCGTGCTGTATTCGTCGATGAGTTACGTCGTCGGCACGCCCGGCCAGGGCAACTACGCGGCGGCCAATGCCTTTCTCGACGCACTGGCCAAACACCGCCACGCGCTGGGCCTGCCGGCGCTCACCGTGAACTGGGGCGTGATCAGCGACGTGGGCTACGTGGCGCGCACGAAGATCGACACGCTCGCGCGCCTGGGATGGCGGCCGGTCACGCCCGAGCGTGCCTTCCATGTGATCGAGGAGTGCCTGACCTACAAGGCGGCCACAGCGTCGGTGTTCTCCATCGATTGGGTCAAGATGGCCAGCATCATCCCGGTCGTGAACAGCACCGAGCGCTTCCGGCAGCTGATCGCACAGGAGTCAGGCAGCGGCGCCGGCCAGCGCGGCTCGTCCGGCATCCTCGAAGAGTTGCGTGGACTTGCCGAGGCCGACGCCGTCAAGGTGCTTCAGGCGGCGCTCGCGCGGCAGATCGCCAAGGTGTTCGACATGCCTCCGGAGCAGTTGGACAACACGGTGTCGCTGACCAATCTGGGCATGGATTCGCTGATGGCCGGCCAGATCCGCAACTGGATCGCCACCGAGCTGGGCACCGATTTCCCGACGATGGGCTTGATGCGCGGGCCGACCATCGCGCAACTGGCCGCCGAACTTCGCTCGTTGGTGAGCGGCGACAAGGCGCCGGCGCGGGAGGACGAGGGCCCGTCGACGGACGGCACTCCGACCAATCCGTGGGTGCATTGGCCGCGGTTGAATTCGGAGAACGCGACGATGCGCGTGCTGACCTTCCCGTTCGTGGGCGGCGGGGCCACGGTGTTCAACAGCTGGCCGGACGAGATGGGATCGGCGTTCGAAATCATGGCCGTCCAGTATCCCGGCCGCGGCAACCGCGTGGACGAGAAGCCGATCGACGACATGCCCACTCTTGTCAAGGCGATCGCGGAAAACATACTCCCGTATCTGGACCGGGGTTTCGCGATCTACGGCCATTGCATGGGCAGCCTGATCGCCTACGAGGTTGCCCACTACCTGCAGGCGAATTTCGACGAGACGCCGCTCAAGCTCGTCATCGCGGGCTGGCCGGCACCGGCCCTCGTTGAGCAATACGTCCAAGGCCTGGAAGGCATCGACGGAAACTACACGCTCGACAACGTGACGGACGCCGACGTACTCAACGTGCTGACGCGCAACCGGCTGGTCGCGCCCGAGCTGGTCGCCGACAGCCAGCGGCTGGCACCGCTGATGCCCGCGATGCGTGCCGAACTGAAGATGCTGGGCTTGTATCGCCACACGCACAGCGAGCGTCTGCGCTGCCCGATCACCTGCATGCTGGGCACCGAGGACGCCTTGTTCAATCCGGGGCAACTGTATTCCTGGCGCGACGTCACGAGCGGCGCGTTCTCGTTCGTGCAAGTGCCCGGCGAGCATCTGTTCATCAAGGGCCGGGACCGCCGGCCGATCGAAACCATCCGACGTGAGCTGGAAGAGCGAACCCTGCCCAGCTTCTCCTCTGCCCTTGCGGCCGAGCCGTCCGGCCACGTGGCCGCGCACTGA
- a CDS encoding NAD(P)/FAD-dependent oxidoreductase: MKMQESYDVIICGGGLAGLTCARQLQRAQPQLSIAVLEKVAGPLPPAAHKVGEATVEGGAHYFTDYLGLQGYFNKAQLHKLGLRLFFGDPKAPFQERPELGARKFPRVPSYQIDRGVFENDLRRMVSATPGVTLIENAVVTDVDLAAGEEPHIVHLLDAAKAARTLQCRFMVDATGRRRLLHQKLNLGRENGHHISAAWWRMKGEYDIEKMAGPATPLWKPPHQERRWFSTNHLMGYGYWVWMIPLVSGHTSIGIVTDEAIHPIRGYNTYESSLEWLRRYEPTLATFLQDGEPLDFRVIKNASYHADQIFSHRRWACVGEAALFLDAFYSPGSDFIGYTNTIAVKMIEMDHAGQLTEEAVSRFNRFVLDDVAGNYLVLYRGLYKAFGSAPVMFTKVLWDTCFYWALPCQMMFRELLTDAGALNEFHEIAQQYLALNQRVQAAFLEWAPAAVEPERYTFVEYSKTPICAGLHLELIKDKTPEECFSDMRAHVRRFGEWADQILREAAVARGAMPAADADVEPVVTAMHDQPIPQ, from the coding sequence ATGAAGATGCAAGAGTCTTACGACGTCATCATCTGCGGCGGCGGGCTGGCCGGCCTGACCTGTGCTCGGCAGCTGCAGCGCGCGCAGCCGCAGCTGTCGATCGCCGTGCTGGAAAAGGTTGCGGGGCCGCTGCCGCCGGCGGCGCACAAGGTGGGCGAAGCCACCGTCGAGGGCGGAGCGCACTATTTCACCGACTACCTCGGGCTGCAGGGTTATTTCAACAAGGCGCAACTCCACAAGCTGGGCTTGCGCCTGTTCTTCGGCGATCCGAAAGCGCCGTTCCAGGAACGACCCGAGCTGGGCGCGCGCAAGTTCCCGCGCGTGCCTTCGTACCAGATCGACCGCGGCGTGTTCGAGAACGACCTGCGCAGGATGGTCTCCGCGACACCGGGCGTCACCCTGATCGAGAACGCCGTGGTGACCGATGTCGACCTGGCCGCCGGCGAGGAGCCGCACATCGTTCACTTGCTGGACGCCGCCAAGGCGGCGCGCACCCTGCAGTGCCGTTTCATGGTCGACGCGACTGGAAGGCGCCGCCTGTTGCATCAAAAACTCAACCTGGGCCGCGAGAACGGCCACCACATCAGCGCCGCCTGGTGGCGCATGAAGGGCGAGTACGACATCGAGAAGATGGCAGGGCCTGCGACACCGCTGTGGAAACCGCCGCACCAGGAACGCCGCTGGTTCTCCACCAATCACCTGATGGGGTACGGCTACTGGGTCTGGATGATCCCGCTGGTGTCGGGCCACACCAGCATCGGCATCGTGACCGACGAGGCCATCCACCCGATCAGGGGGTACAACACCTACGAAAGCTCGCTCGAATGGTTGCGCCGGTACGAGCCGACACTGGCGACCTTCCTGCAGGACGGGGAGCCTCTGGATTTCCGCGTGATCAAGAACGCCAGCTATCACGCCGACCAGATCTTCTCGCACCGCCGCTGGGCGTGCGTGGGCGAGGCCGCGCTGTTCCTGGACGCCTTCTACAGCCCGGGCAGCGATTTCATCGGCTACACCAACACCATCGCCGTGAAGATGATCGAGATGGATCACGCGGGGCAGCTGACCGAGGAGGCCGTCTCGCGCTTCAACCGCTTCGTTCTCGACGACGTCGCGGGCAACTATCTCGTGCTGTATCGTGGCTTGTACAAAGCCTTCGGTTCGGCACCGGTGATGTTCACAAAAGTCTTGTGGGACACCTGCTTCTACTGGGCGTTGCCGTGCCAGATGATGTTCCGCGAACTCCTCACCGACGCCGGCGCGCTCAACGAATTCCACGAGATCGCGCAGCAGTACCTGGCGCTGAACCAGCGCGTACAGGCGGCCTTCCTGGAATGGGCGCCGGCTGCTGTCGAGCCGGAACGCTACACCTTCGTGGAATACAGCAAGACGCCGATCTGCGCGGGGCTGCACCTGGAACTGATCAAGGACAAGACGCCCGAAGAATGCTTCTCCGACATGCGCGCGCACGTTCGGCGCTTCGGCGAATGGGCCGACCAGATTCTGCGGGAGGCCGCCGTGGCGCGCGGCGCGATGCCGGCCGCGGATGCCGACGTTGAGCCGGTCGTGACGGCGATGCACGACCAACCCATTCCCCAATGA